From a region of the Streptomyces venezuelae genome:
- a CDS encoding dCTP deaminase domain-containing protein, which translates to MLSAESIKHLAETGGLTWPGELRGDGLLLTLGDVIQPLHKPRYGIVDLADQASIDALYGVQIDNWTTYNLRPQQMVIVPVAQPLTLGPDVYGVIGGLSHLARVGLAVHITSPYVLPGWSGHLALELVNHGPATLRLRVEMPVARLLLLPRGGGPVPSAHPFYGDPTHLKSRYADEFFAGPSER; encoded by the coding sequence ATGCTCTCAGCCGAGTCGATCAAGCACCTCGCCGAGACGGGCGGGTTGACCTGGCCCGGGGAACTCCGCGGCGACGGCCTGCTACTGACGCTGGGCGACGTGATCCAGCCCCTGCACAAACCCCGCTACGGCATCGTCGACCTGGCCGACCAGGCCAGCATCGACGCCCTCTACGGCGTACAGATCGACAACTGGACCACCTACAACCTCCGCCCCCAGCAAATGGTCATCGTCCCCGTCGCGCAGCCGCTCACCCTCGGCCCCGACGTGTACGGGGTGATCGGAGGCCTCAGCCACCTCGCCCGCGTCGGCCTCGCCGTCCACATCACCAGCCCGTACGTCCTGCCCGGCTGGTCCGGCCACCTGGCCCTGGAGCTCGTCAACCACGGCCCGGCCACCCTCCGCCTGCGCGTCGAGATGCCGGTCGCCCGCCTTCTCCTCCTCCCCCGTGGCGGTGGCCCCGTCCCCTCCGCGCACCCCTTCTACGGCGACCCCACCCACCTGAAAAGCCGCTACGCCGACGAGTTCTTCGCCGGCCCGTCCGAGAGGTGA
- a CDS encoding LysR family transcriptional regulator, which translates to MSSLPFGPLTVPGPEGFRGDLLRCSPHLLDLTWDQMRTLVVVHEEGTALAAARILGREQSSVQKQLDILNRNFQALTGELLVIKQGRGRELLFTPTGLEVVDRIRATFSDWLQGIAASRRRLGSQLTVGTTEFTLGFLGRVWERIEPEFMEREVELKVVHVRTRDFRQRLDSNQVDLLCGGMAAPADGGLVAPEYDFLEWHREGLALLTNLPVRELPARKVGVERLRNLPLVIPSRGVIADFVEHWYGPDFRAHLQIVAEIDDIYYGLALLRSGMTYGCMLCARSIGEAAVQGRLPGGEGFRLVDFADDFDPVLELVSGVFARKGERDSYGPSHPLNILWEAFREEAASGRPLPL; encoded by the coding sequence ATGAGCTCGTTACCGTTCGGACCGCTGACCGTGCCCGGCCCCGAGGGGTTCAGAGGCGATCTGCTGCGCTGCTCACCGCACTTGCTGGATCTGACCTGGGACCAGATGCGCACGCTGGTCGTCGTCCACGAGGAGGGCACCGCGCTGGCCGCGGCCCGGATCCTCGGGCGGGAGCAGTCCAGCGTTCAGAAGCAGCTGGACATCCTCAACCGCAACTTTCAAGCGCTCACAGGTGAGTTGCTCGTGATCAAGCAGGGACGGGGCCGCGAGCTGCTGTTCACCCCGACCGGGCTTGAGGTCGTCGACCGCATCCGCGCGACGTTTTCCGACTGGCTCCAGGGCATCGCGGCGTCCCGCCGGCGGCTCGGCAGCCAGCTGACTGTGGGCACGACGGAGTTCACCCTGGGGTTCCTCGGGCGGGTGTGGGAGCGGATCGAGCCGGAGTTCATGGAACGCGAGGTGGAGCTCAAGGTGGTCCACGTGCGCACCCGAGACTTCCGCCAGCGGCTGGACTCCAACCAGGTGGACCTGCTCTGCGGAGGGATGGCGGCGCCGGCCGACGGCGGGCTCGTCGCCCCGGAGTACGACTTCCTGGAGTGGCACCGCGAGGGCCTGGCCCTGCTGACCAACCTGCCCGTACGCGAACTGCCGGCCCGGAAGGTCGGCGTGGAACGGCTGCGCAACCTCCCGCTGGTCATCCCCTCCCGCGGGGTGATCGCGGACTTCGTCGAGCATTGGTATGGCCCAGACTTCCGCGCGCACCTGCAGATCGTCGCCGAGATCGACGACATCTACTACGGCCTGGCCCTGCTGCGGTCCGGCATGACCTACGGCTGCATGCTCTGCGCCCGGTCGATAGGCGAAGCCGCCGTTCAAGGCCGGCTGCCCGGCGGCGAGGGCTTCCGTCTGGTCGACTTCGCCGACGACTTCGACCCCGTGCTGGAGCTGGTGAGCGGGGTGTTCGCACGGAAGGGCGAGCGGGACTCCTACGGTCCCTCCCACCCGCTGAACATTCTGTGGGAGGCCTTCCGCGAAGAGGCCGCCTCCGGCCGTCCGCTGCCCCTGTGA
- a CDS encoding methyltransferase domain-containing protein, giving the protein MMLASINLNKRMGADGARAHLAAWLRSRDVAVVVAQEPYKPYKPADRRPPVLPGYVFAGGDGHLATWVREEVRVPVVSAPTDWAQRLELGWLTVVQVHLDAYTSAARASQLVDLASMAAGEKGRPLLICGDFNLAPRPEDGVYGDEVSGFTADAERKALEQLLDSAGLVDTSKGEGDPTFTFERTFSGRLSRFRCDLALLSDHLAPETPVTTDGTVRTGEQSFTDHSALLLDLPVTPDAADPPEDVLFSIGELTGADPAPGMYRAYQPHKTAMSRQGPSPAARAVTATLAGPLGVSTLLDHGCGRGADVAHYRSAGLEADGYDPHADFGWPRPERGGYDLVTQAFVLNVLPNPWERVRALQDAASFVRPGGHVLVVTRSPEEITKAAAAGGWARHHDGFWSSEGKGTFQRGISSEEAVLLGRHAGLSPAGNSAPRLSLSGVSHVLLGTVAG; this is encoded by the coding sequence ATGATGCTCGCCTCGATCAACCTGAACAAGCGCATGGGCGCGGACGGCGCCCGAGCCCACCTCGCGGCCTGGCTGCGGTCTCGCGACGTGGCGGTCGTCGTTGCTCAGGAGCCGTACAAGCCGTACAAGCCGGCCGACCGGCGGCCTCCGGTTCTGCCGGGCTACGTCTTCGCTGGCGGCGACGGCCACCTGGCCACCTGGGTGCGCGAGGAGGTCCGCGTGCCGGTCGTGTCGGCGCCGACGGATTGGGCCCAGCGCCTGGAGCTGGGCTGGCTCACCGTCGTGCAGGTCCATCTCGACGCGTACACGAGCGCTGCGCGCGCGTCTCAGCTCGTCGACCTCGCGTCGATGGCCGCGGGCGAGAAGGGGCGGCCATTGCTGATCTGCGGGGACTTCAACCTGGCGCCCCGGCCGGAGGACGGCGTCTACGGCGACGAAGTCAGCGGCTTCACGGCCGACGCCGAGCGCAAGGCTCTGGAGCAACTGCTCGACTCCGCTGGCCTAGTGGACACCAGCAAGGGCGAGGGCGACCCCACGTTCACCTTCGAGCGCACGTTCTCCGGCCGGCTCAGCCGCTTCCGGTGCGACCTGGCACTACTCAGCGACCACCTGGCGCCCGAGACGCCGGTCACCACGGACGGCACGGTGCGGACCGGAGAGCAGTCGTTCACGGACCACTCCGCCCTGCTGCTCGATCTCCCGGTCACGCCCGACGCGGCGGACCCGCCGGAGGACGTCCTGTTCTCGATCGGGGAGCTAACCGGTGCCGATCCGGCTCCAGGCATGTACCGGGCTTACCAGCCGCACAAGACAGCCATGAGCCGCCAGGGCCCGTCCCCTGCTGCCCGGGCCGTGACGGCTACGCTGGCCGGCCCGCTCGGCGTATCGACGCTGCTGGACCACGGGTGCGGACGGGGAGCGGACGTGGCGCACTACCGGTCCGCCGGGCTGGAAGCGGACGGCTACGACCCTCATGCGGACTTCGGGTGGCCGCGGCCCGAGCGCGGCGGGTACGACCTGGTGACCCAGGCGTTCGTCCTGAACGTGTTGCCCAACCCCTGGGAACGCGTTCGTGCCCTCCAGGACGCCGCATCGTTCGTACGGCCTGGAGGGCACGTGCTGGTGGTGACTCGCTCGCCCGAGGAGATCACGAAGGCGGCGGCCGCCGGGGGCTGGGCCCGACACCATGACGGCTTCTGGTCCAGCGAGGGCAAGGGGACCTTCCAGCGCGGCATCAGCTCCGAGGAGGCGGTGCTGCTTGGCCGGCACGCAGGGCTTTCGCCCGCGGGGAACTCGGCGCCGAGGCTCTCGCTGTCCGGGGTGAGCCATGTGCTGCTCGGCACGGTGGCGGGCTAG
- a CDS encoding nucleoside triphosphate pyrophosphohydrolase, whose protein sequence is MLLEGKLVRDRIPEIIREDGLEPQVYVAEPAEYRARLHAKLTEEVLEVQEADATTAPDELADVLEVVYALAADYGIDHQQLEKIRQDKADQRGGFADRIVWTGNH, encoded by the coding sequence GTGCTGCTCGAAGGCAAGCTGGTCCGGGACCGAATTCCGGAGATCATCCGCGAGGACGGACTCGAGCCCCAGGTCTACGTGGCGGAGCCGGCGGAATACCGCGCCCGCCTCCACGCGAAGCTGACCGAGGAGGTCCTCGAGGTCCAGGAGGCGGACGCGACCACTGCGCCGGACGAACTCGCCGACGTCCTTGAGGTCGTCTACGCCCTTGCAGCCGACTACGGCATCGACCACCAGCAGCTGGAGAAGATCCGCCAGGACAAGGCCGATCAGCGCGGAGGCTTCGCCGACCGCATTGTCTGGACCGGCAACCACTGA
- a CDS encoding SAM-dependent methyltransferase, with the protein MSLADERLPMVKPVPLQTSSSRLSAVWLGTRSPHEGDQDVARAVRNVFPRQPAAARINREHHLLITDTIAQRGITQILDLGCGYPANGQPGAADPLLSQNTHEVVQRRWHAASVTYVDNDPDVVNARRTEIAATASQTRTRTLLADITNTVDLLEQLTRDVAVTRDRPIAVLAHDVFPWIPDNDAIRRCVASLREWLPPGSALSVTHATADMTPTWIQRLTGVYAEAGLSFRPRGRGFTTDLFGDWEDLYGGPVRVIPTARHQPGHHESKAPDFHSAGYAGVAIKPST; encoded by the coding sequence GTGAGCCTCGCCGATGAACGTCTACCCATGGTGAAACCGGTTCCCCTGCAGACCAGCTCCTCCAGACTGTCCGCTGTCTGGCTCGGGACACGAAGCCCCCACGAAGGCGATCAAGACGTCGCACGCGCCGTCAGGAACGTCTTCCCTCGCCAACCCGCGGCAGCCAGGATCAACCGTGAGCACCACCTGCTCATCACCGACACCATCGCCCAGCGAGGGATCACTCAGATCCTGGACCTCGGGTGCGGGTATCCGGCGAATGGCCAGCCCGGCGCCGCCGATCCGCTCCTGTCCCAAAACACCCACGAGGTCGTACAACGGCGCTGGCATGCCGCGTCCGTCACCTACGTCGACAACGACCCCGACGTCGTCAACGCCCGGCGCACCGAGATCGCGGCCACCGCCAGTCAGACTCGCACTCGAACGCTCCTCGCAGACATCACGAACACGGTCGACCTCCTCGAGCAGCTCACGCGGGACGTCGCGGTGACCCGAGACCGCCCGATCGCCGTCCTTGCCCACGACGTCTTCCCGTGGATCCCGGACAACGACGCCATACGCCGCTGCGTCGCCTCCCTACGTGAGTGGCTGCCGCCCGGCAGCGCCCTGTCCGTCACGCATGCAACCGCTGACATGACCCCGACCTGGATCCAGCGGCTCACGGGCGTGTACGCCGAGGCCGGCCTCTCCTTCCGCCCCCGCGGCCGCGGCTTCACCACAGACCTGTTCGGGGACTGGGAGGACCTCTACGGCGGTCCCGTGCGTGTCATCCCCACTGCGCGGCACCAGCCCGGCCACCACGAATCGAAAGCCCCCGACTTCCACTCCGCCGGCTACGCCGGAGTCGCCATCAAACCCTCCACCTAG
- a CDS encoding ATP-binding protein — protein sequence MNSHQITRDNMLKALASATAVSACMNLPSRPESVKTARDFVADQLAWWGHPDLEYAATLVCSELVTNAVTHGNPDPSTSECMVALTLVPGEALITQVADPHPAPPIPKVTFPGTLAEHGRGLSIVTQLTAHWSASPRPDGKGKVISAYLLIAEQPACAARTGSTCPIARARTDRS from the coding sequence ATGAACTCCCACCAGATCACGCGCGACAACATGCTCAAGGCACTGGCCTCAGCCACCGCCGTCTCGGCCTGTATGAATCTGCCCAGCCGCCCTGAATCCGTAAAAACCGCACGGGACTTCGTCGCGGACCAGTTGGCCTGGTGGGGCCATCCGGACTTGGAATACGCTGCCACGCTGGTCTGCAGTGAGCTGGTCACCAATGCCGTCACGCACGGCAATCCGGACCCTTCAACGAGCGAATGCATGGTCGCGCTCACCCTGGTCCCCGGAGAAGCTCTGATCACCCAGGTAGCGGACCCCCATCCCGCGCCCCCGATTCCAAAGGTCACCTTCCCGGGCACCCTGGCGGAGCACGGCCGCGGGCTGTCCATCGTCACGCAGTTGACCGCCCACTGGAGTGCCTCCCCCAGACCCGACGGGAAGGGGAAGGTCATCAGCGCCTACCTACTGATCGCCGAACAGCCGGCGTGCGCAGCTCGCACCGGAAGCACTTGCCCGATCGCACGCGCCAGGACCGATCGCTCGTGA
- a CDS encoding Tat pathway signal protein, with product MPRERNILLEGVLRQLGWSQATTARHLQRVAAEVGADDLKAVSASHVNQWVRGSHPEPSATRILCEALSRGLSSRGTHRVVTAADIGLKDPDDKAGSATRDSDSIAQLVDLGGTDLDLERRRTLKGAAFSLAGMFLPSDRWWQDTVTAAQSRKPSDAWHVGPDDVAAVREMTQLLSQREQRRGGQDGRSALVAYLRTDVAGYLGGRFPDHHTRQEMFTAAGELAYLAGWTAFDSSEHALAQKWLGVALRLSAEADDAPLAGHILRAQAHQTLDLGHPTQALRLAEASVAHRRYTDASPRERSLLGVVHARSLAAAGHKQQAIAALLRAEDDLRHAESGDGEPARVFFFSEASLAHETARTLQGLGDLRGAEREFQRSVRTRRAQPFARTHAVTLGLLGAVQIQRGAVDAACATWSQALDTMQGVQSGRALDTVVQMRRSLSPYRGRGGTALAQLDDRARTVIGRVC from the coding sequence GTGCCGCGTGAGCGCAACATCCTGCTGGAGGGCGTGCTGCGGCAGCTTGGCTGGTCGCAGGCCACGACCGCCCGGCATCTGCAGCGTGTGGCGGCCGAGGTCGGTGCCGACGACTTGAAAGCGGTGTCGGCCTCGCATGTAAACCAGTGGGTTCGCGGATCGCACCCTGAGCCGTCGGCGACCCGTATCTTGTGCGAAGCGTTGTCGCGAGGGCTGAGCAGCCGAGGGACCCATCGGGTCGTCACGGCAGCCGACATCGGGCTTAAAGACCCTGATGATAAGGCAGGTTCCGCAACCCGGGACAGCGACTCGATCGCACAGCTCGTCGATCTCGGGGGGACCGACTTGGACCTGGAGCGCCGCCGCACCCTGAAGGGTGCAGCCTTCTCTCTCGCGGGGATGTTCCTGCCGTCCGACCGATGGTGGCAGGACACCGTCACTGCAGCTCAGTCGCGGAAGCCGTCGGACGCATGGCACGTCGGCCCGGACGACGTAGCCGCCGTACGGGAAATGACGCAGCTGCTTTCTCAGCGTGAACAGCGCCGCGGCGGCCAGGACGGCCGCTCCGCCCTTGTGGCCTATCTCCGGACCGACGTCGCCGGATATCTCGGCGGCCGATTCCCGGATCACCACACGCGGCAGGAGATGTTCACTGCTGCCGGCGAACTGGCCTACCTGGCAGGCTGGACCGCTTTCGACTCCTCCGAGCACGCCCTCGCCCAGAAGTGGCTCGGTGTTGCCCTGCGGCTGTCTGCCGAAGCCGACGATGCTCCTCTGGCCGGACATATCCTCCGGGCCCAGGCGCACCAGACCCTAGACCTCGGTCATCCCACACAAGCCCTCCGACTGGCCGAGGCCTCCGTCGCCCACCGCCGCTACACGGATGCGAGCCCGCGCGAACGCTCCCTCCTGGGGGTCGTTCATGCACGCAGCCTGGCGGCAGCCGGCCACAAGCAGCAGGCCATTGCCGCTCTGCTGCGTGCCGAAGACGACCTGCGCCACGCTGAAAGCGGAGACGGCGAGCCTGCCCGAGTCTTCTTCTTCTCCGAGGCAAGCCTCGCGCACGAAACGGCCCGCACCCTGCAGGGCCTCGGAGATCTCCGCGGTGCTGAACGTGAGTTCCAGCGCAGCGTCCGCACCCGCCGCGCCCAGCCTTTCGCCCGCACCCACGCGGTCACCCTCGGCCTCCTGGGCGCGGTGCAGATACAGCGCGGAGCTGTCGATGCGGCCTGCGCCACCTGGTCCCAGGCTCTGGACACCATGCAGGGAGTCCAGTCCGGTCGGGCTTTGGACACCGTGGTCCAGATGCGCCGCTCCCTGTCTCCTTACCGAGGCCGCGGAGGAACGGCGCTGGCCCAACTGGACGACCGCGCCCGTACGGTGATCGGCCGGGTATGCTGA
- a CDS encoding TrmO family methyltransferase yields MDDPITLEAVAHVVGGHEKPADDYQGGVESIIRLRPDLPLDTLQGLEEFSHLIVTWRFHLGSDADLHLGARSPRNNPEWQPTGTFVHRNHRRPNRMATSFPRLLKVEGRDLHVTDLDAVNGTPIYDLGPYFEQMGPRGPITAPAWPAVMLEHYWDPAAERP; encoded by the coding sequence GTGGACGACCCGATCACGTTGGAGGCCGTTGCCCATGTCGTCGGCGGCCACGAGAAGCCGGCCGATGACTACCAGGGCGGAGTCGAATCGATCATCCGCCTTCGCCCCGACCTCCCGCTGGATACCTTGCAAGGCCTTGAGGAGTTCTCCCACCTGATCGTCACCTGGCGCTTCCACCTGGGATCCGATGCCGATCTCCACCTCGGAGCCCGCAGCCCCCGGAACAACCCGGAGTGGCAGCCCACCGGCACCTTCGTGCACCGAAACCACCGGCGTCCCAACCGAATGGCGACCAGCTTTCCCCGGCTGCTCAAGGTCGAAGGACGGGATCTGCACGTTACCGACCTTGACGCTGTCAACGGCACCCCGATCTACGATCTCGGCCCCTACTTCGAGCAGATGGGACCCCGCGGCCCCATCACCGCCCCGGCCTGGCCGGCGGTGATGCTGGAGCACTACTGGGACCCTGCTGCCGAGCGACCCTGA
- a CDS encoding GNAT family N-acetyltransferase gives MDALLGTAGVRLMPALRSSIEEGTAGAALLNGLDGTTKTFFEDFARRTAGHAMADSMASVSLTLVAADRQDRPVGVLSVTAPGTVIERALDHGYSDVEALTLSVAIGKVHGLAVADEARGQGIASTLMKRAWQVYEQLDYFLLYGSFETERDLGSLYTGCGYGVHAAGQGFLLDRIGLPFGVNAGPDQCVFTRWRPRR, from the coding sequence GTGGACGCGCTGCTGGGAACGGCCGGGGTCCGGCTCATGCCAGCCCTTCGGTCGTCCATCGAGGAAGGCACGGCGGGGGCGGCTCTCCTCAACGGCTTGGACGGCACCACCAAAACGTTCTTCGAGGACTTCGCACGTCGTACCGCTGGGCACGCTATGGCCGATTCGATGGCCAGCGTCAGCCTGACCCTGGTGGCCGCCGACCGACAGGACCGGCCGGTCGGCGTCCTGTCGGTCACTGCTCCCGGAACCGTCATCGAACGAGCCTTGGACCACGGGTACAGCGACGTGGAGGCGTTGACGCTGAGCGTGGCCATCGGCAAGGTGCACGGGTTGGCAGTGGCCGATGAAGCCCGTGGCCAGGGCATTGCCAGCACTTTGATGAAACGGGCCTGGCAGGTCTACGAACAGCTCGACTACTTCCTGCTGTACGGGTCTTTCGAGACCGAACGGGACCTGGGCAGCCTCTACACCGGCTGCGGGTACGGTGTGCACGCCGCCGGCCAGGGATTCCTCCTCGACCGAATCGGTCTGCCCTTCGGAGTCAACGCCGGCCCCGACCAGTGCGTGTTCACTCGCTGGCGGCCACGGCGCTGA
- a CDS encoding tyrosine-type recombinase/integrase translates to MTFSEYATEWRGGQRHLAESSVRQLDSLLGCHLLPFFGSRRMDSFDHKVVDEFVRHMEAHDVGSAAQSNAFDKLATILLDAHRLGVYEESPVIGVQHPQYSPARAVIPTAPQLASLRGQGDDSFRLLVDLMSGCGLRNGEAAAVNLNNMVADDVYRVTEQVNQTTRKYGPIKHRKKGEYRDVPLPMRVRETIEWHAEKHGTTDGYLLRHPKDQAQAFQPYFFQNQWQRLRKAQALDIPDGMVIYSMRHFFASNCLTHGVAITDVAEWMGHKSIEITFKTYRHLMPGTLGQAAKLLDLGLAA, encoded by the coding sequence ATGACGTTCTCCGAGTACGCCACCGAATGGCGAGGTGGCCAAAGACATTTGGCAGAGTCCTCTGTCAGGCAACTCGACTCGCTTCTTGGGTGTCATCTGCTGCCGTTCTTCGGCAGTCGACGAATGGATTCATTCGATCACAAAGTTGTGGACGAATTCGTGCGACACATGGAAGCACACGACGTAGGCTCAGCCGCTCAGTCAAACGCCTTCGACAAGCTCGCCACCATCCTTCTGGACGCTCACCGCCTAGGAGTCTACGAAGAAAGCCCGGTCATTGGGGTCCAGCATCCCCAATACTCCCCCGCGCGCGCAGTGATCCCTACGGCACCCCAGCTGGCATCGCTACGCGGCCAGGGCGACGACTCCTTCCGCCTACTCGTAGACCTCATGAGCGGCTGCGGCCTGCGCAACGGCGAAGCCGCCGCGGTCAACCTGAACAACATGGTGGCCGATGACGTCTACCGAGTCACCGAGCAAGTAAACCAAACCACACGGAAATACGGCCCGATCAAACATCGAAAGAAAGGCGAATATCGCGACGTCCCGTTGCCGATGCGAGTCAGAGAGACGATCGAATGGCATGCCGAGAAGCACGGCACCACCGACGGCTACCTACTTCGACACCCTAAAGACCAAGCCCAAGCATTCCAACCGTATTTCTTTCAGAACCAATGGCAGCGCCTTCGTAAGGCACAGGCTCTCGACATCCCCGACGGCATGGTCATCTACAGCATGCGCCACTTCTTCGCGTCGAACTGCCTAACTCATGGCGTTGCGATCACGGATGTAGCCGAGTGGATGGGGCACAAAAGCATCGAGATCACGTTCAAAACCTACCGACACCTCATGCCTGGCACCCTCGGGCAAGCCGCGAAGCTCCTCGACCTTGGCCTGGCAGCTTGA
- a CDS encoding helix-turn-helix domain-containing protein: MAKQERPVRDEGSGMPAQFMTVRELAQHLNMSVPWVYREAARVGLTAYKFGTGRNAKMQFRVSEVQRWIDQQSVPLN, translated from the coding sequence ATGGCAAAGCAAGAACGCCCAGTCCGCGACGAAGGGAGCGGCATGCCAGCGCAGTTCATGACAGTAAGGGAACTGGCACAACACCTGAACATGTCGGTTCCATGGGTGTACCGCGAGGCAGCCCGAGTCGGCCTGACTGCATACAAGTTTGGCACCGGGCGCAACGCCAAGATGCAGTTCCGCGTATCCGAGGTCCAAAGATGGATCGACCAACAGAGCGTCCCACTCAACTGA
- a CDS encoding tyrosine-type recombinase/integrase, producing the protein MLRPIQFQNISVQHSVFAGQMGPGSLTVSKLSASESEEAAAMAAKTLPRGMGSFFKECEHSPSRWAKCLHPYKVRYRDVGGRQAEESGFATEDEAINRLATLYKARKAAPRHNAKAERIAKYGPMQLREYTAEWKDGQRHLAPASLSHLDSLLQHHIFPSLGSRRMSSFDHKVVDGFIRMMERNGVGLAAQSNAFDKLKSILLDAHRLGLFDDNPLEGVKPPQYDPKRAVIPSPEQLQAVRVAGDDTLTLLVDLMSGCGLRNAEAAAVNLRNLVADDVYRVTEQVNQTTKTYDRLKHRKVGEYRDVPLPARTRNTIEWYADTYGNVDGYLLRHPRDPTRPFQPYLLQNQWQRLKRRGDLDIPDGMVIYSMRHFFASNCLRHNIPITDVAEWMGHNSIEITFKIYRHLMPGSIGSAAKLLDLGLTA; encoded by the coding sequence TTGCTGCGCCCGATCCAGTTCCAGAACATCTCGGTGCAGCACAGCGTTTTCGCAGGTCAAATGGGTCCCGGATCGCTGACGGTCAGCAAACTGTCAGCATCGGAATCCGAGGAGGCCGCAGCGATGGCCGCCAAGACGCTCCCGCGAGGCATGGGCAGCTTCTTCAAGGAGTGCGAGCACTCCCCTTCCCGGTGGGCCAAGTGCCTCCACCCCTACAAGGTCCGCTACAGGGACGTCGGCGGGAGACAGGCCGAGGAGTCGGGGTTCGCCACGGAGGACGAGGCGATCAACCGTTTGGCCACTCTCTACAAGGCCAGGAAAGCTGCTCCGAGGCACAACGCCAAGGCCGAGCGCATCGCGAAGTACGGTCCCATGCAGCTGCGGGAGTACACGGCGGAGTGGAAGGACGGCCAGCGACACCTGGCGCCGGCGTCCCTCAGTCACCTGGACTCACTCCTGCAGCACCACATCTTCCCGTCCCTCGGCAGCCGCAGGATGAGCAGCTTCGACCACAAGGTCGTCGACGGGTTCATCCGCATGATGGAGCGAAACGGTGTCGGCCTCGCGGCCCAGTCGAATGCCTTCGACAAGTTGAAGTCGATCCTCCTCGACGCACATCGACTGGGACTCTTCGACGACAACCCGCTCGAAGGAGTCAAGCCTCCCCAGTACGACCCCAAGCGGGCCGTGATCCCCTCCCCTGAGCAGCTCCAGGCGGTACGTGTCGCCGGCGACGACACCCTCACGCTTCTGGTGGATCTGATGAGCGGCTGCGGCCTCCGTAACGCCGAAGCGGCCGCAGTGAACCTCAGGAACCTCGTGGCCGATGACGTCTACCGCGTGACGGAGCAGGTCAACCAGACCACGAAGACGTACGACCGCCTCAAGCACCGGAAGGTCGGCGAGTATCGGGACGTCCCGCTGCCGGCACGGACGAGGAACACCATCGAGTGGTACGCCGATACGTACGGCAACGTCGACGGCTACCTGCTTCGCCACCCCCGTGACCCCACACGGCCCTTTCAGCCCTACCTGCTGCAGAACCAATGGCAGCGATTGAAACGACGGGGCGATCTCGACATACCCGACGGCATGGTCATCTACAGCATGCGCCACTTCTTCGCCTCGAACTGCCTGCGGCACAACATCCCCATCACCGACGTCGCCGAATGGATGGGGCACAACAGCATCGAGATCACTTTCAAGATCTACCGCCACCTCATGCCCGGCTCGATCGGTAGCGCAGCCAAGCTCCTGGACCTGGGGCTCACCGCATGA
- a CDS encoding restriction endonuclease, giving the protein MAVRKRRRSASRKRREARLKAGAWAGVAVLALLLTFWSAIWPYLVGLLLLGAVGGGTWWLWRTDRFIRGSDRRWRHEDAVNVGHRTLAEVDLMDGTQFEDFVADLCRRDGCTEVRRVGRTGDDGADVRGRLPDGRTMVIQCKRYHPKRKISNGEVRNLLGSQVHFKAEVALFVTTTYFSGPAERCAVQNGVVAVHRDHLGLWNNGAALPSLTAVNGAGQGDRLHRALRKNTYE; this is encoded by the coding sequence GTGGCGGTACGCAAGAGGCGCCGGTCGGCATCACGGAAGCGTCGGGAGGCTCGGCTCAAGGCGGGCGCATGGGCCGGCGTCGCGGTCCTGGCGTTGCTCCTGACGTTCTGGTCGGCCATCTGGCCATACCTGGTCGGACTGTTGCTGCTTGGGGCTGTCGGCGGTGGCACTTGGTGGCTGTGGAGGACGGACCGTTTCATCCGGGGCAGTGACCGGCGGTGGCGTCACGAGGACGCGGTCAACGTCGGCCATCGAACGCTGGCCGAGGTGGACCTAATGGACGGCACCCAGTTCGAGGATTTTGTGGCCGATCTCTGCAGGCGGGACGGATGTACGGAAGTCCGCCGTGTCGGCCGCACGGGTGACGACGGCGCCGACGTACGCGGACGGCTGCCCGACGGCCGCACCATGGTGATCCAGTGCAAGCGCTACCACCCGAAGCGGAAGATCTCCAATGGGGAGGTCCGCAACCTCCTTGGCTCGCAGGTGCACTTCAAGGCCGAGGTTGCCCTCTTCGTCACCACCACGTACTTCAGCGGCCCCGCCGAACGCTGCGCCGTGCAGAACGGTGTCGTAGCCGTCCATCGTGATCACCTCGGCCTGTGGAACAACGGAGCTGCGCTCCCGTCACTCACAGCGGTGAACGGAGCCGGCCAAGGGGACCGCCTGCACCGCGCCCTGCGCAAGAACACGTACGAGTAG